CCGATACATGATGCCCAAAGTCGTTATAGAATATATCGAAAAACATGGAGTATATCAATGTACAGCGAAGAACTCAAGACAACCATTAAAGAACATTTAAAAGAGACGCTGAGCCCGCACCGGTACCAGCACGTGCTGGGCGTAGCCCAGGCGGCGCGCCAGCTGGCCGAGAAGTACGGCGGCGATGCCGATCAGGCCGAGGTCGCCGGCCTGCTGCACGACGCGGCCAAGCAGATGGACCTGCCGGCTATGCAGAAGCTGGCCTGGCGGAGCTTCGGCAGCACCTTGCCCGATACGATCGTCTCTATCGGCAGCCTGCTTCACGGCTACGCCGCCGTGACCATAGCCCGGGAGCAGTACGGCATTGACGACGCCGACCTCCTGGCGTCCCTGGCCCATCATACGACAGGGGCCGAGCATATGAGCCTCTTGGAAAAAATTATTTTTATGGCCGATTATATCGAGGTCAACCGCGATTTCGACGGCGTGGACAAGCTGCGCCGCCTGGCTGCGGAAGACCTGGATAAAGCCGTGCTGGCCGGCTACGATTCGACCATATTTCATCTATTAGAGCAGGGCAAGACGATTTACGTCGGCACGGTGACCAATCGGAATGCCCATATTTTGTCGATGAAGAAGGATCGGACCCATCATGGATAAGAAGAAATGGTTTCACCGTCCGAAGAAAAAGCATGCCATGCCGGGCGAACGGGAGCGGCGCAAAAAGCTGCTGCACCTGCTGGCGGGCATCGTCGCCGTTGCGGCCGTCCTGTTCTTGTCCGTGACGGCGTGGCGGCACTACCAGACGTCCCGGGCCGAGCAGTTTCAGAACCGCCTCGACGCCGTACAGAACGGCGCGTCAGGCTCCTTTGAGCAGATCAGCCCCGATACGCCACTGTACGTACTGGTCATCGGCCGCGACGGCAACACGCCGCAGCAGGTCAACTTCGTCGGACTGGCGGCGGTCAATAAGGAAAAGAAGCATATCGATTTCATCATGCTGCCGGACAATACGAAGATTGAAGGCCGCAAGGAAAAGGGGATTCAGGAGCTTCAGGACGTGTATACTGAAGGCGGTCGGACCCTCGTTCAGGCCGTCGTGGAAGACATGTTTCACATTCCCGTTCCTTTTTATGTCGAATTTTCTGAAGATACCTTCGTGAAGATGATCGATATGAGCGGCGGACTGCCCATGTATGTGGAAGAAAACATGTACCACGCCGACGAAACGGGCACGACGGATATCAACCTGTTCCAGGGGTATCAGACCCTGACCGGGCAGGAAGCGGCGGGCTACATGCGCTACATCGACGAAGACGGCTACCTGTCGCGGACCCAGCGGCAGGAACGGCTGGTCAAGCTGTTTTACGCCGACCGGCAGCAGCGCTTCGGCATTTCCAACATGCTGTTTTTATACCGCTTCTGGAACAATGTAGATTCGAATATTTCCGCGAAGGATATAGCGGCCCTGGCCTTCAGCTTCCGCCACGTGCCGGCTGAAGACATTCATTTTTATATTTTGCCCGGCGAAAATACCAACGACGGGGCGACAGGCGGCAAGACGCTGTGGAGCTACGACCCCGTAGAAGGGCAGAAGATCATCGGCGCGACGAACAACGCCATCGCGCCGGCGCCCGAACCGCCCAGCAACACGCCGTAAGGCAGAGTCAGAGAAGGAGAACACAGAATGCCAATTACTATAAAGACAACGAAAGAAGAAAGAGAACTGAAAAGCTATGAAATTGCGGCCCAGGCTGCCAGCGACAAAAAGAGCTGGAACATCGTCATCCTCGACATGGAACAGTCGTCCATGATGGCCGATTACTTCGTCATCTGCAGCGCCCGCAACAACAAGCAGGCCCAGAGCATTGCCGACAACATTGAAGAAGAAATGGAAAAGCACGGCTACGACGTGCGCCACGTCGAAGGCTACCGAGAAGGTAAGTGGATACTCATCGACGCCGGCGAAGTCGTGGCTCACGTATTTGTCGAACAGGACCGCAGCTACTATGATTTGGAAAACTTGTGGTGCGACGCCGAACGGATTCCGTTCGAAGGTGAGTAAGATGCAGGTACTGCAGGAAAACAGCATCGCCACGCTGGAAGTATTGCGCGCCAGCGACATGGGCGTATTTTTAAACGGCGGCACGGGCAATACGAACGACGACATACTGCTCCATAAAAATCAGCAGACCGAAGAGGTCCATGTCGGCGACAAGGTTACGGTCTTCTTGTATCATGACCCGTCGGGCCGCCTGACGGCCAGTATGCGCCTGCCGAAAATCAAGGTCGGCCAGATCGGCTATGCGCCGGTCATCAACACGACGCGCTTCGGCGCCTTCGTCGACGTCGGTACGGAGCGGGGCATCTTCATGCCCTTTGCCGAAATGAAGGGACGCCCCAAGGAAGGGGAATACGTATGGGTTAAGCTGTATGAAGACAAGTCCCATCGCCTGGCCGTATCCATGGAAGTAGAAGACGAAATGCGCCGGGCCTCCAGGGCGGCGACGGACGCCAAGGTCGGCGACTGGGTCGAAGGGGCGGTCTACAACATGACCGACCAGGGAGCCTACCTCATGACGCGGGAACGGTGGATTGCCTTTCTGCACCGCAGCGAATTCAGCGGCCCCATCCTCATCGGCCAGATGGTCAAGGGACGCATCACGTACCTGCGCGAAGACGGCCGCATCAACATTTCCCTGCGCCAGACCAAGGAAAACGCCATCAACCCGGACAGCGAAAAAATCCTGGCCTTCCTCAAGCAGCGAAAGGGGAAGATGCCCTATGGCGACAAGACGGCGCCGGCGGTCATCAAGACGAAGTTCGGCCTGAGCAAGGCTGCGTTCAAGCGGGCCCTGGGCCATCTCATGAAGGAACAGAAAATCTACCAGCAAGAAGGCTGGACGTACTTAAAAGAAGATACGGAAGAATAAGACGCGGCGCGGCGCTGAAACCGGACCCGGCAGAGGGAAGGCTTTCGACGCCGCCTTTGTTTTAGCCTGCGCAGCCGTCGGTGATTTTGATGAAAATATAGTGCGAAAATCGCCTTGGTGTGCTAAAATATGAAGATGATTACATAGTATAGGAAAGGGTTTTGGCATGGCTTCGATTTTTTCTCCATTAACTAAAAATATAGGTATTGACTTGGGAACGTGCACGACCCAGGTCTACGTAGAAGGGCGGGGCGTCGTCTTTTCCGAGCCTTCCATCGTGGCGACGGACGAGCGGAACCGCAAGCTCGTAGCCATCGGCAACGGGGCGGAAAGCATGCTGTCGAAGTCGCCGGAAACGGTGAAGATCCATCGGCCCCTGCTGAACGGCGTCGTCGCCGACTACGGCGTGACGCGGACGATGCTGGGCTATATCCTCAGCAAATGCGTCCGCAGCGTCCAGCGCCTGCGCATCATGGTCGGCGTGCCGGCTGCGGCGTCCAACGTCGAAAAGAGGGCCGTCATGGAAGCCGTCTATCAGGCCGGAGCCAAGGAAGCCTACCTCGTCGACACGGCCGTTGCCGCGGCCATGGGCGTCAACATGCCCGTATACGATCCCGTAGGCAACATGGTCGTTAACATCGGCGGCGGCACGACGAATGTGGCTATCCTTTCCTTGGGCGGCATCGTCGTGTCCAAGTCTATTCACCTGGGTAGCCTCGATTTCAATGAAGCGATTAAGGACTATCTGCGCGGCCAATACGATATCGTTACCGACGACATGACTATCGAAGAGATGAAGATTACCAACGGCTCGGCCGTATTGCCCCTGGAAGACCGGGGCTATTACTTCACGGGCCGGGGCCTCGACGACGGACTGCTGAAGGAATGCGCCGTTCAGGCCAGCGAGCTCTATCAGGTCATCGGACGGCCCCTCATGAAAATACTCGACTTAGTGCGGTCGGCCCTTCAGGAAACGCCGCCGGAGCTGTCGGCCGATATTATGGAGCACGGCGTCGTGCTGACCGGCGGCGGCGCCAAGCTCAAGGGCATGGAACAGCTCTTTTCTCAGGAACTGGGCGTGCCCGTCGTCCTGGCCGCCGAGCCGGATCTGGCCGTCGTCCGGGGCATCGGCGTCGCCGTGGCGGAACGGGAAAAGCTGGCCCCGGTCATTGAAGGAGCGCAGCGCATTTATAGGAGGAGATTTTAAAATTGTTTTCGTTAGGTAAAAAAAGCGTCGTCATCGTGCTGATTCTCTTTGTCCTCATCGCCGTCGTCGGCTGGGCCTGGCGGCAGCGCGAATCGCTGCCCTTCGTAGCCAAGCCGCTGCAGATGGCGGCGGCTCCCTTTGAATACGGGGCGAGCCGTATCATGAATTCGTTGGCGTCGGCTTTTCACATCGTCGATATTAGTTTAAAGAACCGCATTGAATGGGAAGCGCTGGAACGGGAAAACGCCGAGCTCAAGAGCCGCACCGTCGACTACGACGAACTGGTGGCCGAAAACGACCGCCTGCGCCAGCTCCTCGACTTCCGCGCGTCCCACGGCCAATACCAGCTGGCTGCCGCAGTCGTCATTTCCCGCGATTACGGCACGTGGAGCAACACGATGATCATCGACGCCGGCACGAACGAAGGCGTAGCCAAGGACATGCCCGTCATTACGCCGAGCGGCGTTGTCGGCTTCATCAGCGAGGCCTATCCCCATTCGGCCCGCGTCCAGCTCCTGACGGACCCGCGCACCAGCATCGGCGCTATCGTACAGCGGCCGGAATCGCGCGTATCGTCCGTCGTCCGCGGCAACGGCAACGTGCCGTCAGAACCGCAGTTCGTCAACATCGCCAAAGACGCGGATATTCTGGAGGGCGATACCCTCGTCACGTCGGGCTTCGGTTCCATTTATCCCAAGGGATTGTACGTCGGTACTATCGTGTCGATTCACCAGAACGACAACGATTTCGTCAAATACGCCGTCATCCGTCCCAGCGTCGACTTCTCCAAGCTGGAAGAAGTATTCGTCATCTTGAAATCGTCTGATACCGGTTCGTACGACAAGCCCGGCGTCGCGCCGAAGCTCGTTCCCCAGACGAACCGCGATAAAGTAGAAGGAATCAAAGGAGCGGCAGCCTTATGAAAAAGCTGAGTTGCCTTATGACGGCGTTCATCGTATTCATCCTGCAAAGCTCCGTCCTGCCCTTTATATGCGACGGCATTACCCAGCCGAACCTCGTATTTCTTTTCGTCGTCCTCATGGCCCTTCATCACGGCCAGCGCGTCGGTGTCGTTACGGCTCTGATAGGCGGCGTCTGCCAGGATGTGGTAATCGGCAATTTCCTGGGCGTCCACCTGCTGCCGTATCTCGTCATCGCCTTTGCCTGCAGCTACATAGGCCGCGGCATCGACAAGGACCAGTGGATACTGACGGAGCTCATCGTCCTGGGCGCGACGGAGTGCTGCCTGATTCTGACCTGCGCCGTCCTGTTTATTTCCGGCCAGTTCATCAACGGGGCGTCCTATTTGTTTGAATTCAGTATTCCCATGCTGGCATACCACGGCATACTGGCCCTGCCGGTAGACCGCGTCGTTTGGCGGCTGCGCCGCGACGAGTTGTACTACGGCCACATGGGATATCGTTGGTAGATGGAGGAACGCGCAGATGCTTGAAGCGTTAATGAAAAAAAAGAGCGATGACGGCCGCTTCCGGTATTTGTATTGGATTATCATCGCTATCTTCGCCATACTGGTCTGCCGGCTGGCCTATTTGCAGCTCGTAGAAGGGGAGTATTACCACTCCCTGGCCGAAGGGAACCGGCTGCGGGCTGTCCCCATCGCGGCCATGCGCGGCGTCATGTACGACCGCAACGGCCAGATTCTCGTCGGCTCGCGGCCCAGCTTCATGGTGACCTACGTGCCGACGAAGGACGGCATGTCCGACGCGGAGCTGAGCGAATTGTCGCAGCTGCTGAATATCCCGGAAGCCAAGCTGCGGGAAAAAATAGAAAAAGTAAAGAGCTCCTATATCCCGACGGTTTTGGCCAACGACCTGACTCAGGATATCGTCACTAAAATTGAAGAACGGCGCAACGAGCTGCCGGGGATTTCCATCGACGTCCAGCCTATCCGCTACTATCCGTACAACGAAATGGCCGCTCAGATTTTCGGCTACGTCGGACAGATAGACGAGGATGACCAGAAGCGTCTCGAAGGGCAGGAGGGCGTGTCCAATATCACCCAGATCGGCCGGGCCGGCCTGGAAGCGTACTATGACGACCTGCTCCGCGGCAAGGACGGCGGCCGGCAGGTCGAAGTCGACGCTACGGGCAGCCCGGTCAAGGAAATGGAACGAAAGAATCCCGTAGCCGGCCACAATATTCATTTGACTATCGACCTGAACCTGCAGCAGGCGGCAGAAAAGGCTATGGATGCCCAGATTGCCAACGGCATCGGCACGGCGGGCATCGCTATGGTCGCCTTAGACCCCAATACGGGAGCCGTGCTGGCTATGGCCAGCCGCCCGTCGTATAATCCGAACTGGTTTACCCGGGGGATTACGGAAGCCGAATGGTCTCAGATCAACGACAATCCCTATCACCCCATGGAAAACCGGGCCATTGCCGGCGAATATCCGCCGGGCTCGCCCTTTAAGATTATTACCGGCGCCGCCGCCTTGGAATTGAAAAAGGTTACGCCTGACGAATTGATCTTCGACAGCGGCCGCCACTGGCTCGTAGACATGCGCAACGCCGGCGGCGAAGCCCTGGGCTGGATTAACTTTACTGAAGCTTTGTCCAAGTCGGACAACGTATATTTCTATGAAATGGGCCGGCGCGTCGGCATCGACAAGCTGGCGGAATACGCGGCCATGTTCGGCATGGGCAAGAAGACGGGCATCGACCTGCGCGGCGAATCATCGGGCCTCATTGCCAGCGAGAAATACAAGATGGATACCTTTGACGAAGACTGGTATCTGGGCGATACGTTCAACTCGGCTATCGGCCAGGGCTTTCAGCTCGTCACGCCTCTTCAGGCGGCCCTGATCGTCAGCGAAGTGGCCAACGGCGGCATCCAGTACCGTCCCTTTTTGGTCAGCCGCATCGACAACCTCGACGGCACGCCCTATAAGATTTTTGCGCCGGAGCAAATCGGCACCCTGTCCATTTCCCGGTCGACGCTGGATTTGATCCGCGAAGGCATGCGCAACGTTACGGAAGAGGGGACGGCGGGATATATCTTCGCCGATTTCCCCATCCAGGTCGCCGGCAAGACCGGCACGGCCGAAAACTACAGCGGCCAGGACCACGGCTGGTTCGTGGCCTACGCGCCCTTCGACCATCCGCGCATCGTCATCGCTGTTCTCGTTGAACAGGGCGGGTACGGTTCCAGCGCGTCCGCGCCGATTGTTAAGGAAATGCTGGAAGAATTTTTCCACGTCGGCAAATACGCCGCCGGCATGCCGAAGGACGAAGAGAAGGACCAGAAGGCAGGCGCCGACGGAGCGGCGGCCCAGGACGCCGAGCCGGCAGAATAGGATTTGTAATTTCGTATTGTACAGAAAGGAGTCGTTCTCATGTCAACCATCATAGCTATCGCCTCGGGTAAGGGCGGCGTCGGCAAGACGCTGGTCACGGCCTCCCTGGCTATCGCCCTGCAGCGCCGCGGCCATTCCGTACTGGCCGTCGACGCCGATATGGGCCTGCGCAACTTAGATCTCATGTTTGGCATGCAGGACGACGTCCTGTACGATATAGGCGACGTCATCAAGGGACGCTGCCGCGCCGGCGAAGCCGTCATGACTGTTGCCGGCAAGCTGGACTTTTTAGCGGCCAGCCAGAAGCATACGTGGGAAAAAATCGACGCGCCGACGTACCATTATATCGTCGAAACCTTATCTAAAGACTACGACTATACCCTCATCGACTGTCCGCCGGGGCGGGGGCGGGCCTACAAGGACGCCACGGCCATTGCCGACCGCATTTTCTTCGTCGTCGAGCCGACGTGGTCGTCTATGCGCGACGCCGCCCGGGTCATGCAGTTCTGCAACAAGCGCAAGCGCTTCAATTACGACGTGCTGTTCAATAATTTCTACAGCGGCGTACCCGGCTAT
This region of Megasphaera stantonii genomic DNA includes:
- the yqeK gene encoding bis(5'-nucleosyl)-tetraphosphatase (symmetrical) YqeK; the protein is MYSEELKTTIKEHLKETLSPHRYQHVLGVAQAARQLAEKYGGDADQAEVAGLLHDAAKQMDLPAMQKLAWRSFGSTLPDTIVSIGSLLHGYAAVTIAREQYGIDDADLLASLAHHTTGAEHMSLLEKIIFMADYIEVNRDFDGVDKLRRLAAEDLDKAVLAGYDSTIFHLLEQGKTIYVGTVTNRNAHILSMKKDRTHHG
- a CDS encoding LCP family protein is translated as MDKKKWFHRPKKKHAMPGERERRKKLLHLLAGIVAVAAVLFLSVTAWRHYQTSRAEQFQNRLDAVQNGASGSFEQISPDTPLYVLVIGRDGNTPQQVNFVGLAAVNKEKKHIDFIMLPDNTKIEGRKEKGIQELQDVYTEGGRTLVQAVVEDMFHIPVPFYVEFSEDTFVKMIDMSGGLPMYVEENMYHADETGTTDINLFQGYQTLTGQEAAGYMRYIDEDGYLSRTQRQERLVKLFYADRQQRFGISNMLFLYRFWNNVDSNISAKDIAALAFSFRHVPAEDIHFYILPGENTNDGATGGKTLWSYDPVEGQKIIGATNNAIAPAPEPPSNTP
- the rsfS gene encoding ribosome silencing factor: MPITIKTTKEERELKSYEIAAQAASDKKSWNIVILDMEQSSMMADYFVICSARNNKQAQSIADNIEEEMEKHGYDVRHVEGYREGKWILIDAGEVVAHVFVEQDRSYYDLENLWCDAERIPFEGE
- a CDS encoding S1 RNA-binding domain-containing protein; amino-acid sequence: MQVLQENSIATLEVLRASDMGVFLNGGTGNTNDDILLHKNQQTEEVHVGDKVTVFLYHDPSGRLTASMRLPKIKVGQIGYAPVINTTRFGAFVDVGTERGIFMPFAEMKGRPKEGEYVWVKLYEDKSHRLAVSMEVEDEMRRASRAATDAKVGDWVEGAVYNMTDQGAYLMTRERWIAFLHRSEFSGPILIGQMVKGRITYLREDGRINISLRQTKENAINPDSEKILAFLKQRKGKMPYGDKTAPAVIKTKFGLSKAAFKRALGHLMKEQKIYQQEGWTYLKEDTEE
- a CDS encoding rod shape-determining protein; the protein is MASIFSPLTKNIGIDLGTCTTQVYVEGRGVVFSEPSIVATDERNRKLVAIGNGAESMLSKSPETVKIHRPLLNGVVADYGVTRTMLGYILSKCVRSVQRLRIMVGVPAAASNVEKRAVMEAVYQAGAKEAYLVDTAVAAAMGVNMPVYDPVGNMVVNIGGGTTNVAILSLGGIVVSKSIHLGSLDFNEAIKDYLRGQYDIVTDDMTIEEMKITNGSAVLPLEDRGYYFTGRGLDDGLLKECAVQASELYQVIGRPLMKILDLVRSALQETPPELSADIMEHGVVLTGGGAKLKGMEQLFSQELGVPVVLAAEPDLAVVRGIGVAVAEREKLAPVIEGAQRIYRRRF
- the mreC gene encoding rod shape-determining protein MreC encodes the protein MFSLGKKSVVIVLILFVLIAVVGWAWRQRESLPFVAKPLQMAAAPFEYGASRIMNSLASAFHIVDISLKNRIEWEALERENAELKSRTVDYDELVAENDRLRQLLDFRASHGQYQLAAAVVISRDYGTWSNTMIIDAGTNEGVAKDMPVITPSGVVGFISEAYPHSARVQLLTDPRTSIGAIVQRPESRVSSVVRGNGNVPSEPQFVNIAKDADILEGDTLVTSGFGSIYPKGLYVGTIVSIHQNDNDFVKYAVIRPSVDFSKLEEVFVILKSSDTGSYDKPGVAPKLVPQTNRDKVEGIKGAAAL
- the mreD gene encoding rod shape-determining protein MreD; translated protein: MKKLSCLMTAFIVFILQSSVLPFICDGITQPNLVFLFVVLMALHHGQRVGVVTALIGGVCQDVVIGNFLGVHLLPYLVIAFACSYIGRGIDKDQWILTELIVLGATECCLILTCAVLFISGQFINGASYLFEFSIPMLAYHGILALPVDRVVWRLRRDELYYGHMGYRW
- the mrdA gene encoding penicillin-binding protein 2, whose amino-acid sequence is MLEALMKKKSDDGRFRYLYWIIIAIFAILVCRLAYLQLVEGEYYHSLAEGNRLRAVPIAAMRGVMYDRNGQILVGSRPSFMVTYVPTKDGMSDAELSELSQLLNIPEAKLREKIEKVKSSYIPTVLANDLTQDIVTKIEERRNELPGISIDVQPIRYYPYNEMAAQIFGYVGQIDEDDQKRLEGQEGVSNITQIGRAGLEAYYDDLLRGKDGGRQVEVDATGSPVKEMERKNPVAGHNIHLTIDLNLQQAAEKAMDAQIANGIGTAGIAMVALDPNTGAVLAMASRPSYNPNWFTRGITEAEWSQINDNPYHPMENRAIAGEYPPGSPFKIITGAAALELKKVTPDELIFDSGRHWLVDMRNAGGEALGWINFTEALSKSDNVYFYEMGRRVGIDKLAEYAAMFGMGKKTGIDLRGESSGLIASEKYKMDTFDEDWYLGDTFNSAIGQGFQLVTPLQAALIVSEVANGGIQYRPFLVSRIDNLDGTPYKIFAPEQIGTLSISRSTLDLIREGMRNVTEEGTAGYIFADFPIQVAGKTGTAENYSGQDHGWFVAYAPFDHPRIVIAVLVEQGGYGSSASAPIVKEMLEEFFHVGKYAAGMPKDEEKDQKAGADGAAAQDAEPAE
- a CDS encoding AAA family ATPase is translated as MSTIIAIASGKGGVGKTLVTASLAIALQRRGHSVLAVDADMGLRNLDLMFGMQDDVLYDIGDVIKGRCRAGEAVMTVAGKLDFLAASQKHTWEKIDAPTYHYIVETLSKDYDYTLIDCPPGRGRAYKDATAIADRIFFVVEPTWSSMRDAARVMQFCNKRKRFNYDVLFNNFYSGVPGYVPVQDMLQILNPETVAGILPHDPAVHLAAHEGCLLHAAETPFMKALAQTAAYVEGGAAPDIGSLTALLPTVEGAGAEEKESLPVADEEEKESLGCMKALAVAELQKAAAILNGTAAEPEEEPEEDAADEDMPRRPKGLSLRRRRDQSAAWRHYRR